A stretch of Microbulbifer bruguierae DNA encodes these proteins:
- a CDS encoding PepSY-associated TM helix domain-containing protein gives MKIRSDIVRMYRDIHSWVGIVCGLALFIAFYAGAITMFEAPLNRWASEPRVFTTHTPLENTPELVEKVLAEYPQAANRYEITLDAGLQDRPARVMWSSGRRGGGTTYYAELAEDGSLQVHTEGPSAVGQLVDDIHRQVGILLDHDIAMPIVGIVSLLYFIALVSGVIVLLPTLVKDLFILRIGKNLKRMWLDFHNALGLFSLPFHIIMALTAVVFALHDQFYVSQRALLEKNGRPEVHEESHEHRGALAPQQIVARLQEQSPEFTPLFMQFHYEEDHGLELLVSGTNPRHGARAPHYGMVAVDPYSGEKTMTGYMPGEQDGWYATLTSFFSLHFGNFGGNPVRWGYFLLGLAGAVLFYTGNLLWIESHRKKRRKGYEYLEVSQTRASKVLGALTVGISLGCIAGISATIAAAKVLPLWTEAVAAWHTGIYYAVFFLATAWAFYRGAARSAVDLSYVSAAATLLIPLVSALSAIIPGVGWNHGGSTYLIDAVALVGAGTLVVLARKTLARIHSAPYYSIWYVGADPVAPVQAVPQPVAGDATGV, from the coding sequence ATGAAAATTCGAAGCGACATCGTGCGCATGTATCGCGACATTCACAGTTGGGTGGGTATCGTCTGTGGACTTGCACTGTTTATCGCCTTTTACGCCGGTGCCATCACCATGTTCGAGGCGCCGTTAAACCGTTGGGCTTCTGAGCCCCGGGTTTTTACCACGCATACGCCGCTGGAAAATACCCCGGAGCTGGTGGAGAAGGTTCTGGCGGAATATCCGCAAGCAGCGAACCGCTATGAAATAACCCTGGACGCCGGCCTGCAAGACCGGCCGGCACGCGTGATGTGGAGCAGTGGCCGCCGCGGAGGTGGCACGACTTATTACGCGGAGCTGGCTGAAGACGGTTCACTGCAGGTACACACTGAAGGCCCATCCGCGGTGGGGCAGCTGGTGGATGATATTCACCGGCAGGTGGGAATTTTGCTGGATCACGATATCGCGATGCCCATCGTCGGGATCGTTTCCCTCCTGTACTTTATTGCGCTGGTATCCGGTGTGATTGTACTGCTGCCGACCCTGGTGAAAGATCTGTTTATTCTGCGCATCGGCAAAAACCTGAAGCGCATGTGGCTGGATTTCCACAATGCGCTCGGCCTGTTCAGTCTTCCTTTTCATATCATCATGGCGCTGACCGCGGTGGTATTTGCACTCCACGATCAGTTTTACGTGTCCCAGCGGGCGTTGCTCGAGAAAAACGGCCGGCCGGAAGTGCATGAAGAGTCTCATGAACATAGGGGCGCGCTGGCACCACAGCAGATTGTGGCGCGTCTGCAAGAACAGTCGCCGGAGTTCACACCGCTGTTTATGCAGTTCCACTATGAAGAGGACCACGGGCTGGAGCTCCTTGTCAGCGGTACCAATCCCCGTCACGGTGCTCGCGCCCCTCACTACGGGATGGTCGCGGTCGATCCCTACAGCGGTGAAAAGACCATGACGGGCTACATGCCGGGAGAGCAGGACGGCTGGTATGCGACCCTGACCAGTTTCTTCTCTCTGCACTTTGGCAACTTCGGCGGCAATCCGGTGCGCTGGGGGTATTTCCTGCTTGGGCTTGCAGGCGCTGTATTGTTCTATACCGGCAACCTGCTGTGGATCGAATCCCACCGTAAGAAGCGTCGCAAGGGTTACGAGTACCTCGAGGTCAGTCAGACGCGCGCATCCAAGGTGCTGGGTGCCCTGACCGTCGGAATTTCCCTGGGCTGTATCGCCGGAATTTCTGCCACCATCGCCGCAGCCAAGGTGTTGCCCCTGTGGACCGAAGCCGTGGCGGCCTGGCACACCGGGATTTATTACGCGGTGTTTTTCCTGGCTACCGCCTGGGCTTTCTATCGCGGTGCGGCGAGAAGTGCGGTTGATCTGTCGTATGTATCGGCGGCGGCAACCTTGCTAATTCCGCTGGTGAGTGCGTTGTCCGCGATTATTCCGGGCGTTGGCTGGAATCACGGCGGCAGTACCTACCTGATCGATGCTGTGGCGCTTGTGGGTGCCGGTACCCTGGTAGTGCTGGCGCGCAAGACCCTGGCGCGGATCCACAGTGCGCCGTATTACAGTATCTGGTATGTGGGGGCGGACCCTGTTGCGCCAGTTCAGGCGGTACCACAACCGGTGGCCGGTGACGCGACCGGCGTTTAA